AGAAAAAAAAGAAATTGTATCCAGTCCAAGTGAAGAAACTACAAATTATGATAAAATCGATAGTTTGGCAAGTCGTTATCTTGATTTAGGGCGTTTTAGTGGTACACTATTGATTGCTCAAAATGACTCTATCATCTTTAATAAAAGCTATGGTTTGGCAGATTATGTCACTATAAAAGAATTTACAGACAGTACAGCTTTCAAAATTGGGCATCTTTCTGAGCTTTTTACAGAGGCTATTATTAGAGATATGATAAATCAAAATTTGATACAATCAAATGAAAAAATAGCTACATATATTCCTCAAATAAAACAGAATTTTACAGTCGAAGAGTTATTAAATCATAAATCAAACCTTCAAACAATTGCTCAAATACAAGAAGTAAATCCGAATAAAACCTATTCGTTAATTGATTATGTAAATCTATCAAATAATGAAAATGATAAAGCAGCAGAAATTCAATCTGAACTAGATTATAATATTTTAGGATTGGTTATTGAAAAAGTCACGAACAAAACATTTTCAGAGGTTTTGGAACAGTATGCTCAAAAATGGAATTTGGAAAGCACTTATTTTCATAAAACAGATACAACTCATCTTGCAATCGGTTATTTATTTTATAATTATCGAAACCAAGGGTTAAAAATAACCCCATCACCAAAGTATCAAGATAGTATGGCTTTTAGTAGTAGAGGAATAAAAGCAACAGTAAAAGATGTTTTTAAGTTTGTAAATAATTTTGAAAATCAAAGTTTGGATAAAGAAGGGTATTTAATGAATGATGGCTTTAGTTATTCACTCAAAAAAGATAATGATAAAAAACGAACAGTTCTTATTTTGAGTAATCGTAAGCATCCAGTTGCTAGAGAAATGTCTGAAAGTATAGAAAAAATATTGAATAATGAAGAATATGAGCTTCCTTTACTTCGTCAAGAAATAGCTATTAACCCAGATTTATTGAAAGAATATGAAGGCGTGTATGCAATGAATTCAACTATGAACTTGACTTTTGTAGCTGAAAATGATAGTTTGTTTGTACTGATGGGAGAAAATAAAGTGGAGCTAAAACCACAATCTGAAAATCAGTTTTTTATGTTTGAAAGTGATGCTTCTATTCGCTTTGAGAGAGATGAGAATAATAAAGTTGCAAAAGCTGTTTTACTAG
This is a stretch of genomic DNA from Bernardetia sp. MNP-M8. It encodes these proteins:
- a CDS encoding serine hydrolase is translated as MLQKTVYLIFVIVFLFSCKSNTEKKEIVSSPSEETTNYDKIDSLASRYLDLGRFSGTLLIAQNDSIIFNKSYGLADYVTIKEFTDSTAFKIGHLSELFTEAIIRDMINQNLIQSNEKIATYIPQIKQNFTVEELLNHKSNLQTIAQIQEVNPNKTYSLIDYVNLSNNENDKAAEIQSELDYNILGLVIEKVTNKTFSEVLEQYAQKWNLESTYFHKTDTTHLAIGYLFYNYRNQGLKITPSPKYQDSMAFSSRGIKATVKDVFKFVNNFENQSLDKEGYLMNDGFSYSLKKDNDKKRTVLILSNRKHPVAREMSESIEKILNNEEYELPLLRQEIAINPDLLKEYEGVYAMNSTMNLTFVAENDSLFVLMGENKVELKPQSENQFFMFESDASIRFERDENNKVAKAVLLDGFLEGNTILKVKG